The region GCTCCCGGCATCGGAATCGATGTCGAAGGTGTAGAAACCAATATGGTGCGCTTTGACGTGACTCAATTGGGCATTTCCGGTCACGATTTTGGCGACCGATTGCTCGCTGAATACGGCATCCGCGTAAGCGTCATCGGCACACACCTGATAAGATTGATCCCACACATCGGCATCTCCAAATCCGATGTTGACCAAGCCGCACAGGCGATCTGCCACCTATCAGAAAAAGTGGGCTGCAAAACGTAAACTGGAGGTTGTAATATGCCAGAACTATCTATTTCCACCTGGAGTTTACACCGCGCTTTGGGAAAAGCGTGGCACGACCGCACATCCGATGGCTTTGTGAACCGAAACCCTGATGAGGGACGCATACAGCTACTCGATGTCCCCCGCGAAGTGGCATCGCATGGCATTGGGCATCTGGAAATCTGCCATTTTCACTTCCCTACAACAGATGATGCATTTATCGCAGATCTGCGCGCAGAACTGGACAGACACGGCGTATCGCTTTACAGCATCTTGATCGACGCCTGGGATATAACACATCCCGATACAGCACAGAGAGAAAAGGACCTGGCGGAAATTCGGAGATGGATTGACGTCGCATCCACCTGTGGCGCAGCGAATGTGCGCGTAATTGCCGGCGAAGCAGAGCCAGGCGCGGAAGCCATCGCACTGAGCGCGCAAAATCTCCTGCAATTGTCGGACTATGCGCGCGATTGTGGCGTACGTATCATGACCGAGAACTTCAAGCGATTGACCCAGCGCGCCGCCCCCCTACTGGATATTTTGGACAGATGC is a window of Gemmatimonadota bacterium DNA encoding:
- a CDS encoding TIM barrel protein translates to MPELSISTWSLHRALGKAWHDRTSDGFVNRNPDEGRIQLLDVPREVASHGIGHLEICHFHFPTTDDAFIADLRAELDRHGVSLYSILIDAWDITHPDTAQREKDLAEIRRWIDVASTCGAANVRVIAGEAEPGAEAIALSAQNLLQLSDYARDCGVRIMTENFKRLTQRAAPLLDILDRCDGKIGLCTDFGNFKGVHRLGDLAEVLPFADTIHTKADYEDGIMLRDQFLACLDLTRKANFSGYYTLIFQDPGEEWTYLNALKREVLPYL